In Paramormyrops kingsleyae isolate MSU_618 chromosome 18, PKINGS_0.4, whole genome shotgun sequence, the DNA window TTCGGACAACATTTGGCGTCGTCTGTGTCTTGTGGCGCTGGCGTTGAGCTGAACAGATCCAAAAGCAGTTGGTGGCATAGTCCTGTACAAACCATATATGTCACTTCAAGAATGTTGATGCAGACGTGCTGGCAGCAGAACCCAAAAGACAGActtggaatgttctggaagaaTTCTGCATCTGGGGCCATTTGCTGGTTATTAATGTTGTTACTGCTCTGGCTGTGGGCTATGAGGGCTAGCCGCAGACCACGAGGAGCGCTGGTGACCACGGCTGCTCATCTCTGCTCCAGGAGATTTACCACCCTGAGGAGCTTAGGTGCAGCCCtgatttaacacacctgatagaTGATCAGGTCCTTCAATAGCATCTCGGTGTCAGATGCCATTATATGCCAGCTATATTGAGGCTCTCCAGGTTGGTAGATCCAGGAGCAGGAATGTGCAGCCTTGATATAGGTGGTCTTCAGCCCGCCCCAGCCGACAAGACTGCAGCGTCGGGGGCAGACAAACGCCGCCAGACGCACTCCATACGTTTTGTTTTCAGAAGTGGGCTAAAAATGGACACAAGTAGATCGTGTCAGCAAGACAGAAAGGGCGTGTTTAGACAGAGGTCACAGCGATATGGGGGGGGAGGTTGTGGTATTAATGTGGAGTTTTGATGCTCATTCCTGTGGTAATCTGCATATTTCACATACTTCTCTTGATGAACCATCTTCATGAGAACCATCTGGATAGAATAGTTTTCGTTGGATATCATTTAATTACTGGATACTGatcatatgcatatatatgtttTAGCCACTGTACTACAGTTGTACATTATATGttgtttgcttttctttttaGGCTACGTCACTATCATGGCAGTGAACCTCCGAAGTGAAAATACTACACCGTGGACCGAGGAATTCGGCTGTAAGGGAAAaccatttctgttttgttttttttgctgctAGATGGGTAGAAGGACTGCAGTGAAACTATAGAAGTTTGTTGTTGAGATGGAGTCGATTTTATACAAGCGAGTGTCTCTCCCCACATGCCGCTGCCAAAACTCAGTCTGTACTTTTCCTCTTTCAGCCATCGAACTATCGTGTAAGATAGAATCCATCATTACAGAAAAACCACGCATTGAATGGAAGAAGATAAAAAATGGTGAACCCAGTTATGTTTATTTTGCGGACGAAGTATCAGGTAAGTTAAGCACAGCTCTCAGCATCGTTATTGTCCTACCATACCTTTTTAGCTGTCTCTTTTGGAGGGAGCTCATTTCTCTTCAATTGAGCTTCCCATCCTTTGAAGTCCTTAGTTAAATTGCCCTAATGAGATGCGTAAAATATCTGAAAAATATCAAATTATACGAAAAGTttataatatgaaaaaaaatgttttttttttttgtggaagcTGTCAGTGGTTTGATTTTAAAGGCAAGCGctaaaaacatccatccatccatcttccaacccgcttatcctactgggttgcggggggggtccctatcccggaagcaatgggcacgaggcagggaacaaccctggacagggggccagcccatcgcagagcacactcacacaccatttacttgcacatgcacaccaaagggcaatttaggaactccaatcagcctcagcatgtctttggactgtggggggaaaccagagtacccagaggaaaccccacgacgacacggggagaacatgcaaactccacacacatgcaacCCAAgtgtggagactcgaacccaggtcccagagatgtgaggcaacagcactaaccactgcaccaccatgccgccctgCGCCAAAAACATAATAAGACCTATTTAAACCTGCTTTTGCTTCCTGCAGGGGATTTAACAGGCAGAGCGAAACTTATGGAACCCGCATCCTTATTTATAACCAATGCAACCAGAACAGACACCGCGCAGTACCGGTGTGAGGTCACCGCCCATAAGGATGACAAGATTTTTGATGAGATTTTGATCAACCTTACTGTAAGAGGTATGTGTGTCCTGTGTTTcaattttttatgtttatttgttttgtagCCTTCGATATAATGACGTCTGTGGACCCCAATCGGGCATTAAAATGGCTTTCTTTGGATGCTCAACATAGTGCCAGAGGTTGAAACTGCAGCTCAGCTGCTCAGAATAATTTAGATGGGCAACCAATTACAGATATATTCTCAGAAGAGATTCTTGCAGTTTTGTTGTTGCCAGTAACGCTCCCCGCAAACTTCCATGCGAAGCGTATACTGTAATCCTGCGAGACCACAGCCCATCCTTTACCTGTAAACACGTGGGAGTTCCAGCCATTTTGCGAGGGGCGTTTCTCAGTTATTTCCATCGAAATCCATTTGTATTAATGTCCCCCACCTGTGACGCTGTAAGCTGACACCGTATTGCGTGGGCCGCCATTTCTTGGCCTGAGCCCGCGCTGCGTTCTGACAGGCCGCCACCCAAGGCGTGTTCTGGGCTATATAGGGAAAATCTCTGAAACCGCATCCGAGTTTAACCGGGGCTAAACATGGACGGTGTAGTATGCTGGGTTGGCAAAGTTGAGATCTGTGCTTGGATGCCCTTCCGCGCAGATTCATCGATCTTTATTTGCCCTTCATGGACCGTGGGTTCACCAGCCGTTGGCCGGCTCGATTTCTGACCTTCTGCGGCATCTTCCGCAGTGAAGCCGGTGACTCCCAGGTGCAGCGTGCCCACATCTGTGCCCGTGGGGAAGACGGCCGAGCTCCGGTGCGAGGAGAGCGAAGGATACCCCAAACCGCAGTACCAGTGGTTCCGGAACAATGACGAACTTCCCCTGGACCCCAAGACCAGTCCCAAATTCTACAACTCCAGCTACAGCCTGGATAGCAGCACAGGAACGCTGGTCAGTGGGTGGGGTTTGTTGGGATGTGGAGGGGGCGAAGGCGGGGCCTTTGGGTGGAGCAAGGGTAACAGGAGGGCATTTGAGATATTTTAGGGAGACAGTTGATGTACAGGAGGTCTAAACCACGTAGGCAATCTGCTGTTATCGTGTTCGCATTCCAGGCCTCACTGATCTGTCGCGTGCACTTCCATATGGGCGGCCAACCAGCTGCACCCCCTTCTGAAGGTTGCAGTTATGATACCTCCAGTGTGTACCAAAGAGGGTACAGTAGGCTACCCAAGGAGAATTTCAAACTCTTCCTGGGTGCCTTATTTCTGTATCTAGAGCTCCAGAACCTGCAACCCCTCCAGCGTGGGAGGAGCGTTCTAGCGGTTCCCAAACTGGACCGGAAAGTAGCCCATCATGCGTATCCGGTACTCCACCGCATACTCCATGGAGCCGTGGGGCAGAGCTCTGCTAACGGGTCTTCCTAATTTGTTTGGTCCGCAGAGGTTCAGTGTCGTCAAGAAGGAGGACGCGGGAGAGTACTACTGCAGAGCAAAGAACGAGGCAGGGAACTCACAGTGTGGCCCTCAGAAGATGGAAGTCTGTAAGTGGGTCGTCTGTCATGGCAGGATCCTCCAAAACTATCAGCCAAGCCCCAGGGCTAACTGTTGACACAAATCATGAACACATGAATGAGCCGCAATTCTGGTCAAAGAACTTCCTAACAATAACTTTGATGTTATATCAGGAAATGTCTGATCTTCGTGGACTTTGGACATGCAGTAATTTAAGACCACCTAGGTGTCTGACTGTTTCTGTTATAAGAGGGCGTCTTCCGGACTGCttgttgatgtttttttttttcttgctctcTTCCAGATGATATCAATGTCACAGCCATCGTACTGGGAGTGCTGGTGGTGGTCATTGTGCTCTTATGTATAACAGTTGGCATTTGCTGCGCTTGCAAAAAGGGCTACTTCGGAATCCAGACACAAACAGGAAACAAGTGAGTGAGGAAATTACGACGACGTGAAAAATAGGGATTGCATGTAAAATTAAACAATTCTTACACCTATAAAGTTATTTGGTGCCAAAATAAATTTCAAcaccttttttaaaatttttcatTCCTTAACGCTTTAAGaaacaaatattttcattttaaggaGCACCACTTTAAGTGCCTGAGTTCAAATGACTTTTGGAGGAAATGCAAAATTAGGCCTACAATTATAGTAATGAGTTTATTTGAGATGGGTGAAAATTGGCACAAGATTGAAACCCAGGGGTCTTTCCAAAATGACCTCAGACTTGCAGATGTACTGAATCTCACTTTATTGCCTTTGTATGATTTCTGGTTACCCAAATGAAACAGTCTTGCCCTTCAAAGCCGTATATTTCAGGTATGATGCATGTATTGGGGTGCTGTGacatttatgtgtttttatttgtcCTGTCTCACAGCTACAAGGCCCCATCCAAAGGAGATGGAGTGGACTACGTTAGGACAGAAGATGAGGTGAGTGAACAGGATTTGGGGATTGACCATTCCTCCTGGGGTAGACTGTGGATAGAATGCAACACCAGGCTTTCACACTGGCTTTTAACTAAAGGTCAATTTATCAAGCCACATCAACTTTAGAGAAAAGGTCAATTCATCAAACTCCATCCACAAGTGACTTAACATTCATGCTGTTTCTCaccaaaattttaaaaaaatgctagATGGGTGGGTAGTGGAATCTGTGGTTGTGGCGGTTGGAAAAATTGTAAAGCGCTGATCTGATCTCTTCCTGATTATTTTTCCCCAGGGTGATTTCCGGCACAAATCTTCGTTTGTCATCTGAGATGGGGGAGGAAGTGGCCGACGTGAGATTAAGCATAAGGTGCAACACACCCTCGTGAACCTCTGGGGTCCCGTGGCAGCGTCCAAGTGGCTAATGTACACGCCTTCCACTGACGCTTAGCTTGCCTGACAAAActgatgaaataaaaaatgtatcatAAATAATTGGAAAAGAAACAGCCGAGATGTGGAATTACGACCTTCGACTTCTGTATAAATCTCCATGTACTCTTTGTCCTGTAAAAAACCCTCTGTCACCAAAACAAACGTCGTATAGCCACACTTCTATTTTATGGCAGTggtatgtttttattattatttttaaatgtagatGGCAAATTCGAGAGCGAAAAATTAGAAAAAACAGCCAACAAGCCTCCTACATTAGAGGAGATCCAGACTAAAATACCAATTTATACGGTAAACACTGCTACTTCAACCCTGTTGTTATGTGTATAACATAACCATTTTTTTGTACCAGCAAAATTTGTCAAACTATTTTTGATGgaatatattttgaaatgtctaTAGATAAAAGGTTtacttttttaaatgtttgtaaaATACTAACACTTAAAAAccaatgtttttattatttggttGTGAGAAGATGTCAACATTTCAGTGACAATTCAGTATTCAGTTTCATTTATACGTGATGAAATAGCCAACTTTTTATTAGTAAATTGTCATATcaggttctttttttttgttttcgaTTGATGGTCTTACAGTTTGTTTTCTGCTGGGATTTAAATATGTTGatattttttaagaaatttcATGTCTTGTAGATAGTCCAAAAACAATACTGAGGCACTGCATTAGAACGTTGTCGAGCACTAAGGTGTCAGTGCAGAGTATCCTTGATTTAAGTGACCTTCTGTGTTTGCTGTTCATCTTGTAAATATCAGATTTATCCAcataggtgtttttttttttttttttagttggagGTACTTTCAGTATTATGTGAAATATAACACAGGGTTTGTTTGTCGGCTGATAAGTGTCGTATTAGTTGTAAATAAATTAGCTGTGCAAATcagcagtccccccccccaaagatatACCGTGGCAACAGAGGAAAGCGAAGAGTCACATCCCTAGGTGAGGCTATATGATGCTCTTTACGTGGTTCTAAGGAAGCCAGTGGACGACTGGTGGTAGAGGGAGGATCTGCCTTAGCTGGTGCATATTGGCACGAGCAGGGACTGCTTCGTGAAATTTTAGCTGTTAATGAACTATTCCATTCTCGATATCAAACCGTCACACTGCTTGGAGAATATTTTCAACTCAGTTGTTGGAGTACACCCTAAGCCCTTAGCATAGTTTGACACCTTCAGGAAGGGTAGCGAGGCAAGTCTTCATGCCACTGTTAATTTTTTTACAGTATACCGAGTTGTGCGGGCCAGCGCCACTCTGCGTTTCCGTGACGGCACTGAGAACGTTAACCCGTCGATTAGCTACACTGCTGCTCTCAAGTGCCTTTTTATTCCAGCTGCACTGGGTTCGAACACAATCCAGCTCAGGAGACCTACAGGCAAAAACGGAGATCTGCTTGTATTTGGCGGTGCTGATTACTACTCTGCTAGGACCCATGAGTCTTTACACTCCTGTAGCATGTTAATCGTATAGGTATCCACCCTAACCCTCCACTTATATTTTTACAATTAAATAACTTTTATTGCATCAGACGCTATGGGGATTTTTGCATCCCCATGCCACaaccaaaaatgaaaaagaataaTCAGAGATTCATTGGATCACAGAATCAAATTGTGGTACAAGCCAAATCCTTTACTAAGCAACAGTCCTGGTCTATCCACGGACAGCTATTAAAACATTTAGTTTTAATAAGGATTTGTCTTTCTGCTTTTTAGTTCTCCACTCTCAACAATCCTCTCTTAATGCCACTGTAACATTTTAGTTTTTGCAGAATTAAAAAGTTAATCTTTTACTTTCAAAAAGTAGATTTTATTATGTAATAGTGCCTGAACAAAGTGAATTGTTATTAATATGTAGCACTAGTTTGCCAATGCACAAGCAGACATGCATATTCACTTAGTCACTCAACATACACAATCGGTATATACATTGTGAAGTGAAACTTTAAAAATTGTGTCATGTTGGCACAAACACAATCAATGTGACAATGAGGGAGCAAATGTTTGGGATTAAGCAATGACTGCAGTAAAAGGGAACTCCTGACATTTAACTTATTAAAGATGAAGAGTTTCTAATGTACAAAAAAGAAACCAGTAAAGATTGGAAAATAATTCCTTAAAGGGGGCTAAGCAACAATGGTCAGCTAGGTCCACAAACCCTTTAACAGTGTTGATGTTACACACCCCCTGTTGATTTCAGCGGCGATACTCAGCTCCACTGGTTTGGACATTAAAATCGCAGATCTTTCTGAAAGGGCGCCGATTCCCTGCTACTGGTTTTCATGTTTGTCTCTGGAAATGTCCTCTGTTGGGGCCTGGTACACATCTTGTGGGAGTTCTCCAACTGTATATTTCGATTAATAAAGTTAACTCCTAGTGCGCTGTCGTGTCTTTATTTATACACTCCatggagaaagaaaaaaagaagaagcggGTGTACAAACGGGACATCTTATCAGAGGGGACTCCCCCCACAAGAGGGGTCTCCCCCCACAAGAGGGGTCAGCCTACAGCCGACGTCCTCTAGTCTTCCGGCAGAGGGGAGACTCCACATTCCACTGTCTGGGAGGGGCACGTCTGAAGCAAAAACAGCagtgggggggtaggggggtcagagagaaaTCCTTTGGGTGACAAGGATACTTCTATCCATTTGAAGATCTGCAGTCACACATCGACACTGAAAGTTTGAGTCGTTCACGTCTCCCTCACAGACGTTAAGCGTTTACTCACGGCTTATCCGGAGACATCAGGAAAAGCACGTTGTCCTGGCTTCCCGGACTCCTAGGCTCTGTTAAAGCAGGGATGCGAGTGAGGAGCCAAAACACACCCAGGCAAACCGGATGGCAACACAGACAGCATCGGGCATACCTGTCCCATGGGCACTGAAGATGACACTGAGACCATCCCCAAAGGTCACCTCACTCATGgtccctgggggggggtgggggggtgcataGGTCAGTAGTGTGAATCTAGAACATAGCGTGTCACTTTGGGGCCATCAAACTGAGTTGCAGATCTAGAACAGCACCACAGGAACCTATGTGTTAAGCAACACCAAACTCCTCTTAAATCTGTCTTCAGATGCCATCACTCACGTCATGATCTCATTTAGCCTCACGCTTCTATGCCAAAATGGAGGAACCTCAAAAGGTTCTTAATTTTAGAGGTGTTCCTTCAGTCCACATCTCATAATATTCAATCCAATTCACAATCATAATTTTCTGATGCAAGGCATGAACAGTCATAGGATGGGCTTTGATATTTACTTTGCGGAGTACTGATGGCCCGGTTGGCAACAGAAGAATCTCCGGTGGTGGAACCCTGAAGATGCCTGGAGATCATTGCTGAGGATGGAGCACAAACAGTGTCACAATGAGTCTGCCCAGACTACGTTCTAGGTGTAGCTCATCTGACACCGCAGTACCTGAACCATTGACGGGAGTGTTTTGGTCGCTGGCCGACCCCGCACGACCGCGAAGCAGCCTACTCGTTCTCGCTGCTGTCCGGGCCTTGCTGAGTACCTCGCTGGTGCTGAGAGTCTGACGCCTGCTGTTTGAAAGCAGAGCGATACCCTGGGGCTGGTAACCATTCGCATGATGCAAGGTGGTGGCAAACGAGACCATCTGGAGAACTGCATTCTTTGACATTACTGTAGCCTGTTTAGTCTGCTCACCTGGATGAGCCCACATTTTTCGAGGAAAGGAAGCAGGGGGGCGCAGAGCCTGGCACCTGGGGTGTGGCCTGGACCATCAACACTGCCCTACCCACAGAAGGACTGGGGGATGCGGGAACAGGAGCCTGTAGACAGACATGAAGCTGCATTTCTTTGTATCAAGTCACTAGATCCTCATCCGCTGATCAAAACTAACAGACTGGTCTTTGCTTCACGTAAATCCACAGAAAAGCGAATTACCCACTCCAGTAAAACACATTATAGAAATAAAAGACTACCGTCCCCACCGAACTTCACGTGTGGAGTTAACATGCTCCTTTGCTTTCTTGTAGGTGAGGTAGCATCTATAAATGGCCACTGATGTGAAATGAAGGGACCCTTCacttgccatttgcacaaaCGCGAGTAGAGGTACATTAGAATTCTTTAGTTTTCAAATATCCCATCTTAGTCTCCttaagacagacagacagacagacagagacagacagacagatgtaaGAGCAAAGCTCAGAGGTGCGGTTATAGGATTcaacctttgcaataagtcagtttgtgaaattccttCCCTGCTAGGTATTCCACGGTCAAGTGGAAACATTTAGGAACGACAAACTCCGCCACGAAGTGTCAGACCACGTAAACTAAGAGCGGGGTCGCCAAGTGCTGAGACGCATTGCGTGTAAAAGTCGCCAACGCCCTGTTGACTCAATCACTGCAGAGTTCCAGACTTCCTCTGACATTAATTCCAACACAAAAACTGTGCCgcgagcttcatggaatgggcttccatggccgagcagccgcatgcaagcctcacatcaccagcACAATGCCAAgagtcagatggagtggtgtagaGCACGTCAccactggagcagtggaaatgtgttcagtGGAGTGACGAATCTCACTTCTGTGTCTGgaagtctgatggacgagtctgagtttggcggatgccagaagaatgttacctgcctgactgcattatTGCCAACTGTAAAATTCTGGTGGCGGAAGGAttatggtatggggttgtttttcaggggttgggctgtgTTCCCGAGCACAATCTTTCCCCACCAATCAGCCATTTAATCCCCTAGAGCAGGgatattcaaatcacggtcctcgaggtccgagcactgctgattttccagccttcctttccctgtgagccaggtgtgaagcctctgaccaatcagaaccagtaattattaaactaactacctgggagaactgaaaacgaggcctggatttggaatcgaggtccagatttaaAGGGCTCGGCCTTAGAGCATCGCAGGCCTTGTTCTAGAGCCCAATGAAGATGTAGCTATTCTGAcataacccactgagccacaggcCACCAATGTGGATCCCGGTGCCTCCCAGGTATTCCCCACTCCTCGTGCTTCCAGGGATAATCACCAGGCTCACTGTAATCTTGCAATGGATGAGCAGATACGGAAAAACTGAACAGATGAAGGATGAGGGGTGATTTCGCTTGTGTGTAAATGCGGGCTATTACCAGAGCAGCTCCTGCCATGACGTTGGAGGCCAGTGTGCTGGCAGGGCGGGAGTCAGTCAGTCCGCAGCTCGACATCTGCTGCTCCATCTCCTGCTCCTTTTCAAACCTCTTCATGTCAT includes these proteins:
- the jam3b gene encoding junctional adhesion molecule 3B produces the protein MYHQTGAFIDSKMAKAALVSSMVLLCTHCYVTIMAVNLRSENTTPWTEEFGSIELSCKIESIITEKPRIEWKKIKNGEPSYVYFADEVSGDLTGRAKLMEPASLFITNATRTDTAQYRCEVTAHKDDKIFDEILINLTVRVKPVTPRCSVPTSVPVGKTAELRCEESEGYPKPQYQWFRNNDELPLDPKTSPKFYNSSYSLDSSTGTLRFSVVKKEDAGEYYCRAKNEAGNSQCGPQKMEVYDINVTAIVLGVLVVVIVLLCITVGICCACKKGYFGIQTQTGNNYKAPSKGDGVDYVRTEDEGDFRHKSSFVI